One Vespula pensylvanica isolate Volc-1 chromosome 3, ASM1446617v1, whole genome shotgun sequence DNA window includes the following coding sequences:
- the LOC122627818 gene encoding tether containing UBX domain for GLUT4, protein MAANKSVIVLTPDGRRQNVQVTPNTTILQVLEEVCQKHGYNANDYDIKHFNKILDVNSILRFTGLSNNARVEMVPCKKPRNTSKVTVGILLENGERLMSDFLPDVTLAQVLTTICPSEDRKTAVIIYMHREVHGQALEEMTLKSLGLTSGKAMLRMIHRDLVQLKTQAHVSTTLIPKSSKHIDDDYTKHNKQRISSTSYEDKALDPIALLKEERNKMRSQDFKHIENIRTKEEKKSDNNTDRDNATNTYDRQELSKYNDIKDKFNTNLYSNAEEEINIEFLGERNALVFDQAVAQALPKIELPDSFFDLTVEDAKILLRDAKRRREELEEAPLLTEAQRQLEQDKRILEQLNKYRRTVIRIQFPDQLVFQACFKPIESVQVIKDFIRNYLCDTSCDFTLYTAPPKHILNPEARLIDENLVPCAIIYYSGTSSLKSSVKEKLIDPRIANIQAIKSRMTLISEEKIKTDKEQSKAIKDITAAPGPSGY, encoded by the exons ATGGCGGCAAATAAAAGTGTCATTGTTCTTACACCCGACGGTCGTCGACAGAATGTTCAAGTTACTCCAAATACAACCATTTTACAA gTGTTGGAAGAAGTTTGCCAAAAACATGGATATAATGCAAACGATTACGATATTAA GCACTTCAATAAGATATTAGATGTAAATTCCATATTGCGTTTTACTGGTTTATCTAATAATGCACGGGTGGAAATGGTACCTTGTAAAAAGCCACGTAATACGTCCAAAGTTACAGTGGGTATACTATTAGAGAATGGTGAACGATTAATGAGTGATTTTTTACCAGATGTCACTTTGGCACAAGTTTTAACGACCATATGTCCTAGTGAAGATCGCAAAACTgcagtaataatatatatgcatcgtGAG GTACATGGTCAAGCTTTAGAAGAAATGACTTTGAAATCATTAGGTCTTACTAGCGGTAAAGCTATGTTACGGATGATACATCGTGATTTAGTACAATTAAAAACACAAGCACATGTATCTACAACTTTAATACCAAAATCTTCAAAACACATAGATGATGATTATACTAAGCATAATAAACAAAGGATTTCCTCGACATCTTATGAAGACAAAGCATTAGATCCTATTGCAttgttgaaagaagaaagaaataaaatgaggtCACAAGATTTTAAGCACATAGAAAACATtagaacaaaagaagaaaaaaagtcggACAATAATACGGATAGGGATAATGCTACGAATACTTATGATCGTCAAGAACTGTCAAAGTATAATGACATAAAGGacaaatttaatacaaatttgtattcaaatgcagaagaagagataaatatagagTTT TTGGGAGAACGAAATGCATTAGTATTTGATCAAGCTGTAGCACAAGCATTGCCAAAAATTGAATTACCAGATAGTTTTTTCGATTTGACAGTCGAAGATGCAAAGATACTTTTACGAGATGCTaaacgaaggagagaagagcTAGAGGAAGCACCACTTTTGACTGAAGCTCAACGTCAACTTGAACAAGATAAACGTATATTAGAACAACTGAATAAATATCGCAGGACAGTGATTCGTATTCAGTTTCCAGATCAATTGGTTTTCCAAGCTTGTTTTAAACCTATAGAATCTGTGCAAGTTATTAAGGACTTTATCAGAAATTATTTATGCGACACATCTTGTGACTTTACTCTTT ATACTGCTCCACcaaaacatattttaaatcCAGAAGCACGATTAATAGATGAGAACCTTGTACCATGtgctattatatattattctggAACATCATCTTTAAAATCatctgtaaaagaaaaattaatagatcCTAGAATTGCCAATATACAAGCAATTAAATCAAG AATGACTTTAATatctgaagaaaaaattaaaacggaTAAAGAACAAAGTAAAGCAATCAAAGATATCACAGCTGCTCCAGGACCCAGTGGTTACTAA